A stretch of Schistocerca cancellata isolate TAMUIC-IGC-003103 chromosome 3, iqSchCanc2.1, whole genome shotgun sequence DNA encodes these proteins:
- the LOC126176924 gene encoding baculoviral IAP repeat-containing protein 2-like, whose translation MLLQPTPSTAAAGDGGAAPGQQPPRPADVADYAAPSLATTEGRLRTFRHGDWPVSFLAAEEVAAAGFYFLRRGDDAVKCFYCDVVINKWEPSDDPLAEHRRWSPRCPFHNSSRRGCADAVSYDSCSPFQPPAALQSRPQPKATAVHATRPAWPQYCAREARLASFKDWPPAIPVKPSALCEAGFFYSGSGDRTVCYYCGRGLRDWEASDDPWVEHELWFPGCWHVRLHRGNDFVNEIARKRDALIAAKRDPHQSATAVRAESSESQPRQETPGSRVEETENGATEEKRLCKICFEKEMGVVFLPCGHIVACVDCALSVADCPVCRQPFQNTARVYLP comes from the exons ATGTTGCTGCAACCCACGCCGTCCACAGCCGCCGCGGGCGACGGCGGCGCAGCGCCCGGCCAGCAGCCGCCGCGGCCGGCGGACGTCGCCGACTACGCCGCGCCGTCGCTGGCCACGACGGAAGGCCGCCTGCGGACCTTCAGGCACGGCGACTGGCCAGTCAGCTTCCTGGCCGCCGAAGAG GTGGCGGCCGCCGGATTCTACTTCCTGCGCCGTGGCGACGACGCGGTGAAGTGCTTCTACTGCGACGTCGTCATCAACAAGTGGGAACCCAGCGACGACCCGTTGGCGGAGCACCGCAGGTGGTCTCCCCGGTGCCCGTTCCACAACTCGTCGCGGCGCGGCTGCGCCGACGCCGTCTCCTACGACTCGTGCAGCCCGTTCCAGCCGCCGGCGGCGCTGCAGTCGCGACCGCAGCCGAAAGCGACGGCGGTGCACGCGACGCGCCCCGCCTGGCCCCAGTACTGTGCGCGCGAGGCGAGGCTGGCTTCGTTCAAGGACTGGCCGCCCGCCATCCCCGTGAAGCCCTCGGCGCTCTGCGAGGCGGGCTTCTTCTACTCGGGCAGCGGCGACCGCACCGTCTGCTACTACTGCGGCAGGGGGCTGCGCGACTGGGAGGCCAGCGACGACCCCTGGGTGGAGCACGAGCTCTGGTTCCCCGGCTGCTGGCACGTGCGGCTGCACCGCGGCAACGACTTCGTCAACGAGATCGCTCGGAAGAGGGACGCCTTGATCGCCGCCAAAAGGGATCCCCACCAATCTGCGACCGCCGTACGGGCCGAAAGCTCCGAGTCGCAACCGCGACAAGAGACACCGGGCAGCCGCGTCGAGGAGACGGAAAACGGTGCCACCGAAGAGAAGCGTCTCTGCAAAATATGCTTCGAGAAGGAAATGGGCGTCGTGTTCCTGCCCTGTGGGCACATCGTGGCCTGCGTCGACTGCGCCTTGTCAGTCGCAGATTGTCCCGTCTGCCGCCAACCCTTCCAGAACACGGCCAGAGTCTACTTACCGTGA